The DNA sequence GTAGATTTACTTCACCAATTCTATAAACGTAATGGACAATTAGGCACGTTTGAAGCAATCATGCAGGCATATCGGGGCTGTGAGGCCATGACGGAGACCAATACTGCCTTACGCGATCTGAATAATGCCAATGCACTAAACAATTCCAACATTGCGCGAATGGTTGAAAACTACTTTCTTGAGATGTGCTTTGTTATCTATGAAATGTCCAGAGTGCTGAGACCGGGTGGTTATTCGGTAATGGTAAACGATAATGTACGTTATGGAGGGCAGGAAGTTCCGGTTGATATAATTCTTTCACGATTTGCGGAATCCTTTGGCATGAAGGTTAACAAGATATTTGTGCTCCCAAAAGGTAAGGGGAACAGTAGTCAGCAGATGGGGAACTATGGCCGTACGGAAATTCGTAAATGCGTTTACTTGTGGCAAAAACTCTAAGATATACCGATCATCTAAAGAAGTCCTCTGACTTAGTGACTTCCCGTGAGAATACTCGGGCCGGATTTATTTCAATGGCTCTGGAGAAGAACTACATGGCCAAACAATATGTGGATGAAGCCAGAGCCCTGAAAACTTTAGCTGGCCGTGTAAAATCGCCTAAGGATTTGTTGTTGGTAAAAGAACTGCGGCCAAGCCTGTTAACCGCTTCAGGGTTGTCGGAAAAGGCATTGGGGTATCTTACTGGTAAAGATGAAACCATTGCTATCAAGGGGCTGATTGATGAATTTCTTGAACCCGCTGGAAGACAGTTCGTTGACGAACTTGTTTACAGGTATTTGCTTATAAAAGGGGATGCGCTTGGAGGTCAAGCCAGAAATCTTGCAGGCACATTGGGAGAGCGCATGTTCTTGCGTACTTTGCTTTCAATATTTAACCTATACAAGGTTGATGTTCAGTACTTGGATAGTAACGATTATCAATGGAAAAACAAGCCCGATCAGGATGTGGGCCTTGAGAAACGGATTAAGGCTGTATCATGGCAACGGAACGGTAATAATCGTGTGCTTATCTTGAACGTCAATGTTCCAATAGTGAATAAAAATGTTGACTTATGTTTATTGAATGGCACGTCCGAGCGCTTAATTGTAAAGGGCCCTGGAAGCAAACAGTCCATTCACAGGGACAATAATTGTTATGTTGCGCTTGGCGAGTTGAAAGGGGGAATTGATCCGGCTGGAGCCGATGAACATTGGAAAACTGCAAATTCGGCATTAGGGCGAATAAGGACAAGCTTTAAGGAATTAAAGAATCCTCCAATCACATTCTTTGTTGGAGCGGCAATAGAGAATAGCATGGCAGATGAAATTTTTAACCAGCTACGGAAAGGTGTGCTACATAATGCAGCTAATCTTACGGAGAACAAACAATTGACTTCTCTTTGCGATTGGTTAATTCATCAGTAAGAAATAACCTAAAAATCCACCACCGCCTTGATCGCTTCGTCCAGTTTCTCCTGGTTCATCCAATGCTGCTGGTAGTTCATCGTCGTCCGGATGTCGGAATGCCGGTAGATCATCTGCAATAACTGAGGGGAGATTTTATCACCGGTAAGATTCCCGAACGTATGCCGGGCAATGTGCATGGAAACGGTCTTGTCTATTCCTACCGCCTCCGCAATTCTTTGTAGCTGCCGGTTATACCATCGGTTTGCATTCTTGATCTTCCGCTTGACGTCTTTCGCATCCTTAAAATCCGCCTTGGCCAATTCGGGTACAACAAAACCATTGCTACGCTCTCTGTACTGCCCGAAGAACTCCAGGGCTTTCCTGGCCAGGTCAGGAATGGGGAGCGACACCGGCTTGTTGTTCTTGCCCATCACATAATAATACCGGTCGTTCTTGAAGTCGCTCCATTTCATCATCAATACGTCACTTACCCTGGCTCCACCAAAGGCCAGGGAGAGCAGCCACGTCCACTTGGCCAGCTCCCAGGCGTTGGTCGGTTGGTCTTTTAGTTCGGCTTTGATAATCTTGTCCACTTCGTCTTGGTCGAGGCCGATCTTTTCGCTTTCCGGCATCACCAACTTGTATGTGTCGAACGGATACAGTTCCCGGTTCACTACACCATCGGAAATCGCCCGGTTATAAAGTGAGCGGATCATATTCATGTAGTTATAGATCGTCCTTTCGCTTTTGCCTTCCTGTTTTAGATAGATATGGAATTTACGGAGCCATGAGGGAGTAATTACCTGGAACCGGATATCCGGGTTGTTCCGGTTGAACTTGATGATCTCGTTCCTCATTGAGCCTTTGCTCGATGCGTCGTTGAACTGTGTTTTGTCCTCCAGTTCCTTAATGTAGTCGTTGATGTAGTCAGTCAGCGTTTCAGACCGCTTGTTGCCTTTCAGTTTGCCGATGATGAGTTCCCTGGTCAGCCCCGATTTGCCCGTATCGTATTCCAGTATCAGATCGTCGGCCTCCGCATCCTTCAGCTTGATCTTGTTGTTGATCCGCCTGGCATTGGCATGGCCAATTACCTGCTTGTTCCGCTCGTCCCATTGCTCCGGCTTCACACTGGCCAGGGTAATGTAAGAGTGTTTCCGGTCAAACGTGAGCCGCAGGCATATTGGGTGCGAACCGTCTGTGTAGGTCTTGTTCGTGTAGTATATGATCCGTGACGATGCCATTTTTTTCTTCGCCCTGCTAAGGTAAAAAATATTTTGAACTTGGTTTACACATGGTTTACACATTTTTTCAAAATCAACCGTATTTAACCAACTCCAACAAATTTCGTATAATGCCTGTATTTACTGACTAATATAAGTATTATCAACGATTTCAGAGGATTTAATACGATTTAATACGGATAGTACGTAGAGTTCATAACCCGGAGGTCGGGAGTTCAAATCTCCCCCGCGCTACAAAGACAGTTTAGAGCCTGCCTGCCAACACTCAGGCTTACGCGATAGCAGGCAGGCATACAACAACAGCATACAGACAGCCACATGAGAACCTGCTCTAAACTTTCTTTGTCCCTGTTGCTGTTGCTCACACGGTATGCTGAAACTATATGGCAACCTGGTACTGCAACTGAACCATACCTTTCCTGGAACGCAGGTCTCCGGATTTATTGAATACCGGTCTGCTTTGAAAGTTAAGACTGAACTTGGCGTTATGCGAGCCATGTACATACCAGTTCAGGCCGCACTCGTACATCCACATAGGATCATCCAGCGCTGTATAAAGTGCTATCTGCGATGCGCCATAAGGCTGAAGTGGTGTATTAGCCGAGAGCAGGTACCCTACCTGCGTGTAAAAAACATGTCCTGTTCCGATCATAGGAAAACCGTTGCCGGCACCATTTAGCGTACCATTGCCATTTGTTCCGTTTGCAGGATTCATCACGCCGACATTTCGCAGATAATCCTTTCCGAAATCATAGCGATTATAAGCTGCATAAACCGTAAGTGCATTGCCCTTTGCTGTATCAACCGGTAAATCGCAAAACACATCCACCCCCAGGAGCAACATCGTCGTTCTAATGGTGTCACCGTTATTGGCTCTGTGCCACATGGCACGCGGCTGTCCTACGAAACCCGCTCCGACATTAAACACCTTCTTCTTACCAAGGTACGTACCCGTGTTATAGGGGGTTTGATTTGACTCTTCATCCATAAACTGATAACCCAGGTAGCCCTGAGACTGCAGCGAAGCCGGGGTCGTAGAAAAGGTAGAAACCGGAGTAAGCACCCCAACCGGAGAGGTCGCATTCTGGACTGCCATTGGCCGGGTCAATGCCAGGCGGTAATCAAACTTACCCCACCTCCCCTTTGCATACATGCTAAGCTTACGAAGAAACTGATCATTGATTCCATTGGTTGCCTGCTGGTACAACGGCGCATCCAACGTTAGCAAACTTCCGATGCTGGGAGAAGCATACCTGGACAAGCCACTCCAGCCGGTCAATCCACCACCTACGGTCAGGCATCTCTCCGAAACCTTATACTCAACAACGGCATCATGAAAGAAAGCCCCCGTATACCTCGGCGTTAAATAGCTGAAGTTATTCTGCCCGAACTGGGTATAAAAGAAAACCTTATCCGTCAATTGCCCGAACAACTGCAAGCGGGTTCTGCGCAGACCAATATCAAACATCTGACTTACCGGCTCGCTGAAGACGGTGGAGCCGGGATTCATATCCGTATATCGTAACCAAACCTGGTTTAAAAAGGTGAGCTTAACAAAATGCTCCCCGGTTTCATTCAAACGGAACCTGATCTGACCTTTCTCCAGTAGGGGACCCTGTGACAGCGCAACACCACACCACAACATTGCAAAAACAAAAAAAACAGAACGTTTAACTACTTGACCTTTCATAACTAAAATGAATCTTGATGATTTAGGTGTACAAAAATGACCAAGACAATGGATAAAGGCAAGTAATGGGACAGGAGATTCAGTAAGACGCGCAGTAGCAAGACTTACAGAAGTTAGACGTTTAGAATTCCGGCCTGGGGAAAAATCCTTTTGGAACATGCCACAAACAAAACATGTCCTGTACTTTCATTCTTAATTCTTAACTCTACATTCTACATCAATCCACATCCGTCCTGCTCACCACCTTCCACCCCAGCCAGCCCTGACGGTAGGTAAATATGGCATGTTGCGGTGTTGCGCGTCTCAGTCTGAAATACCTGGAGTTATCCATGGTACGCACATGCTGATGATATTCTTCATGGCCACCCTCCAGCCTCAGAATAAAATCGTGGCCGCTGCGCCTGTATCCGATTATCAACA is a window from the Flavobacteriales bacterium genome containing:
- a CDS encoding site-specific integrase; protein product: MASSRIIYYTNKTYTDGSHPICLRLTFDRKHSYITLASVKPEQWDERNKQVIGHANARRINNKIKLKDAEADDLILEYDTGKSGLTRELIIGKLKGNKRSETLTDYINDYIKELEDKTQFNDASSKGSMRNEIIKFNRNNPDIRFQVITPSWLRKFHIYLKQEGKSERTIYNYMNMIRSLYNRAISDGVVNRELYPFDTYKLVMPESEKIGLDQDEVDKIIKAELKDQPTNAWELAKWTWLLSLAFGGARVSDVLMMKWSDFKNDRYYYVMGKNNKPVSLPIPDLARKALEFFGQYRERSNGFVVPELAKADFKDAKDVKRKIKNANRWYNRQLQRIAEAVGIDKTVSMHIARHTFGNLTGDKISPQLLQMIYRHSDIRTTMNYQQHWMNQEKLDEAIKAVVDF